A window of the Acidithiobacillus thiooxidans ATCC 19377 genome harbors these coding sequences:
- a CDS encoding NAD(P)/FAD-dependent oxidoreductase, protein MAHVVILGAGTGGMPAAYEMRDLLGPKHEVTLISENPYFQFVPSNPWVGVGWRQREQIVFDIEPHTSRKRINFIAQRADRIDPERNNIDLANGSSVHYDYLIITTGPALAFDAVPGSGPHARHQKPTHSICTVDHAEKAYAAYMNLLDSNNPDPIIIGAMPGASCFGPAYEYAMIVLSDLEKRGARNKIKEFHFITSEPYVGHLGLGGVGDSQEILTRGLGEMGVQVHTNMNTTKVDDGKMFCEHLNAKGEKIGVGTHDFGFSMMLPSFKGVDAVAKVPELCNPKGFVIVDEHQRSPKYPNIYSAGVCIAIPPVEQTPVPTGAPKTGYMIESMVTALVHNIQAEIQGKAPTAEMGTWNAICLADMGTSGAAFVALPQFKPRRVDWFGEGPWVHWSKIAFEKYFLAKMKAGVSEPFYEKLVFQMLGISRLKSDEPAHLRKVG, encoded by the coding sequence ATGGCACATGTAGTGATTTTAGGCGCAGGAACTGGCGGCATGCCCGCCGCCTATGAAATGCGGGATCTGCTCGGCCCCAAACATGAGGTGACGCTGATCAGCGAAAATCCTTATTTTCAGTTCGTTCCCTCCAATCCCTGGGTCGGTGTGGGCTGGCGGCAGCGGGAGCAAATCGTGTTTGATATTGAGCCGCATACCAGTCGCAAGCGCATCAATTTTATTGCCCAGCGCGCAGACCGCATTGATCCGGAACGCAACAACATTGATCTCGCCAATGGTTCCAGTGTCCATTATGACTATCTGATCATCACCACGGGACCCGCTCTGGCTTTCGATGCCGTTCCCGGATCCGGTCCCCATGCCAGACATCAGAAGCCGACCCATTCCATTTGTACGGTCGATCATGCCGAGAAAGCCTATGCGGCTTACATGAACCTGCTGGACTCCAACAATCCCGACCCGATTATCATCGGCGCCATGCCCGGTGCCAGCTGCTTTGGACCCGCCTATGAATACGCCATGATTGTCCTCAGTGATCTGGAAAAACGCGGGGCGCGCAACAAAATCAAGGAATTCCACTTCATCACTTCCGAGCCTTATGTCGGCCATCTGGGTCTGGGTGGCGTCGGGGACTCCCAGGAAATTCTGACCCGGGGCCTTGGGGAAATGGGGGTTCAGGTACACACCAACATGAACACCACCAAAGTGGATGATGGCAAAATGTTCTGCGAGCACCTGAATGCAAAAGGCGAAAAAATCGGCGTCGGCACCCATGACTTCGGTTTTTCGATGATGCTGCCTTCTTTCAAGGGCGTAGATGCCGTAGCCAAGGTGCCGGAACTCTGTAATCCCAAGGGCTTTGTCATCGTCGACGAACATCAACGCAGCCCCAAATATCCCAACATTTACTCGGCGGGCGTTTGTATTGCCATTCCTCCGGTAGAACAGACTCCGGTACCCACCGGGGCGCCCAAAACCGGCTATATGATCGAATCCATGGTCACCGCCCTCGTCCACAACATTCAGGCAGAAATTCAGGGCAAGGCACCCACTGCCGAAATGGGCACCTGGAACGCCATCTGCCTGGCTGACATGGGCACGAGCGGCGCTGCTTTTGTGGCCTTACCCCAATTCAAGCCCCGGCGTGTTGACTGGTTCGGAGAAGGGCCCTGGGTGCATTGGTCCAAGATTGCCTTTGAAAAATACTTCCTCGCCAAAATGAAAGCCGGGGTTTCCGAGCCTTTTTATGAAAAACTGGTCTTCCAGATGCTCGGCATTTCCCGTCTGAAAAGTGACGAACCCGCCCATCTCCGCAAAGTGGGCTGA
- a CDS encoding phosphate-starvation-inducible protein PsiE: MTRNAGILEMFKRAHRTGGTMVEVFKSLSLFIIGASIIWSATHFYVHLIHRGYATLQDLLLLFVYLEIGAMTGIYFKTGKLPVRFLIYVAVTAIARYLVVDVDHLKAMSVLTMSIAVIVLMAALWVGDHIHSSED; this comes from the coding sequence ATGACTCGCAATGCCGGCATACTGGAAATGTTCAAACGGGCACATCGCACGGGTGGCACCATGGTCGAGGTTTTCAAATCGCTGTCCTTGTTCATCATTGGTGCCAGCATCATCTGGTCTGCTACGCATTTTTATGTCCACCTGATTCATCGTGGCTATGCGACCTTGCAGGATTTACTGCTGCTTTTTGTGTATCTGGAAATCGGGGCCATGACCGGCATTTATTTCAAAACCGGAAAACTGCCCGTGCGCTTTCTGATCTACGTCGCCGTGACGGCCATCGCCCGCTATCTGGTGGTGGATGTCGATCATCTCAAAGCGATGTCCGTATTGACCATGAGTATCGCCGTCATTGTACTGATGGCGGCCCTTTGGGTGGGTGATCACATTCATTCCAGCGAGGATTAG
- a CDS encoding glycosyltransferase, whose amino-acid sequence MPAEALRLLFRQAVVTVCPSVGEGFDFSGVEAMRCGGVVAASDIPDGYVAVDTVR is encoded by the coding sequence GTGCCTGCCGAAGCCCTGCGCTTGTTATTCCGGCAGGCGGTGGTGACGGTGTGCCCCAGCGTGGGGGAGGGCTTTGATTTTTCCGGAGTGGAAGCCATGCGCTGCGGAGGCGTGGTAGCGGCTTCGGATATTCCGGATGGGTATGTCGCTGTTGACACTGTCCGATGA
- a CDS encoding type II toxin-antitoxin system VapC family toxin — MSIVYLDTHVLVWLYAGMLDKFTAEGQQVMETRELRVSPMALLEIEYLNEKGVVTVTPDTLFAELAQTIGLAVCTIPFAMVSRAAFSLAWTRDPFDRLIVAQARVNEEPLLSKDLLIRQNYLHAVW; from the coding sequence ATGTCCATCGTTTATCTTGATACACACGTTCTGGTTTGGCTTTATGCGGGCATGCTGGATAAATTCACAGCGGAAGGTCAGCAGGTGATGGAGACGCGTGAACTCAGGGTGTCTCCTATGGCTTTGCTGGAAATTGAATATCTCAATGAAAAAGGCGTGGTGACAGTGACTCCGGACACATTATTTGCAGAGTTGGCGCAGACCATCGGCCTTGCAGTGTGCACCATCCCCTTTGCGATGGTGAGTCGTGCGGCCTTTTCTTTGGCCTGGACGCGTGATCCATTCGACCGGTTGATTGTGGCCCAGGCAAGGGTGAATGAAGAGCCTCTGTTAAGTAAGGATCTTTTGATTCGACAGAATTATCTGCATGCAGTTTGGTAA
- a CDS encoding type II toxin-antitoxin system VapB family antitoxin: protein MRTTVKLDDDLLVQAKNLSGVEDRGALLKEALRALIERESARRLARLGCAHLSG from the coding sequence ATGCGAACGACCGTTAAGCTGGATGATGACCTCCTTGTGCAGGCCAAAAATCTTTCTGGTGTGGAAGACCGGGGCGCGTTGCTGAAAGAAGCTTTGCGTGCCTTGATTGAGCGCGAAAGCGCCCGTCGCCTGGCGCGACTGGGTTGTGCTCATCTTTCTGGTTAA
- a CDS encoding ribbon-helix-helix domain-containing protein — MNTVRWNIAVSPEIDQSVRMFIAAQGGGRKGDLSRFIEEAVRAYLFERAVEQAKAATVSMDETELNSLIDEAVQWARKH, encoded by the coding sequence ATGAATACCGTACGCTGGAATATCGCCGTATCGCCGGAAATAGATCAGTCCGTGCGTATGTTTATTGCCGCGCAGGGCGGCGGTCGCAAGGGCGACCTATCGCGTTTCATTGAGGAGGCAGTGCGCGCCTATCTTTTTGAGCGGGCTGTCGAGCAAGCCAAAGCTGCCACGGTGAGTATGGACGAGACAGAACTGAATTCCCTTATCGACGAGGCGGTACAGTGGGCGCGTAAACACTGA
- a CDS encoding putative toxin-antitoxin system toxin component, PIN family: MRVVLDTNVLLAALISSHSTPDIIYRAWLAARFELVTGAAQLDELRRVSRYPKIKTILPAHRIGTMINNIQRAIVLNTLPPLPKGIEADDPEDTFLLAMSLTGNADYLVTGDHRAGLLRRGNIGRTRIVTPVTFCAEAL, encoded by the coding sequence ATGCGGGTCGTCCTCGACACCAACGTGCTGCTGGCCGCACTGATCTCGTCGCACAGCACTCCAGACATCATTTATCGCGCTTGGCTTGCGGCACGTTTTGAACTGGTGACAGGTGCAGCGCAGCTCGATGAACTGCGCCGGGTGAGCCGTTACCCGAAGATCAAGACCATCCTGCCTGCACATCGCATTGGCACCATGATAAACAACATTCAGCGCGCCATTGTGCTCAACACGCTGCCGCCGCTACCGAAAGGTATCGAGGCCGACGATCCGGAAGATACCTTTTTGTTAGCGATGTCTCTGACTGGTAATGCTGATTACCTCGTGACTGGTGACCATCGCGCCGGTCTGCTCCGACGCGGTAACATCGGCCGCACGCGCATCGTCACACCAGTCACCTTCTGCGCCGAGGCACTTTAA
- a CDS encoding PIN domain-containing protein: protein MILLDTNVISETQRQEPQARVLDWLDAQALETLYLSAITVAELREIAQKLDRAEILPEADYHLSFSDSVQLFRELTPARLVLLKHLKKNGPQSIYELARQLNRNYSNVHTDVQKLTEHHLIDKTEDQQIFVPWDDVEIHLSLSAVA from the coding sequence ATGATCCTGCTCGATACGAACGTGATTTCGGAAACACAGCGCCAGGAGCCTCAAGCGCGTGTCCTTGACTGGCTCGACGCGCAAGCGCTAGAAACGCTCTACCTGTCCGCGATCACGGTAGCCGAGCTGCGGGAAATTGCCCAAAAACTTGACCGTGCAGAGATTCTACCGGAAGCAGATTATCACCTGAGTTTTTCCGATTCTGTACAGCTTTTTCGTGAGCTTACGCCAGCGCGGTTGGTGCTGCTGAAACATCTCAAAAAGAATGGCCCACAGTCCATCTACGAGCTAGCCAGGCAGTTGAACAGGAACTACAGCAACGTGCATACCGATGTTCAGAAACTCACAGAGCACCACCTTATCGACAAAACGGAAGATCAGCAGATTTTTGTGCCTTGGGACGATGTGGAAATTCACCTGTCCTTGAGCGCCGTGGCTTAA
- a CDS encoding PIN domain-containing protein, which yields MVYEPGRNRALELTAGRNLIAPSSVHWEMGNAFSAMIKRGRTTLKQATACLDAYSEISIKLVEVNLNQALALVSKHRIYAYDAYLLVCAMQSHSPLLTLDQPLKQVAESLSIKILEV from the coding sequence ATTGTATATGAGCCAGGCCGAAATCGGGCATTGGAGCTCACGGCAGGTCGTAATTTGATCGCGCCAAGTTCCGTTCACTGGGAAATGGGCAATGCCTTTTCGGCCATGATCAAACGTGGTCGTACGACATTGAAGCAGGCCACAGCATGCCTGGATGCCTATTCTGAGATTTCCATCAAGCTGGTTGAGGTGAATCTGAATCAAGCTTTGGCTCTTGTATCCAAGCATCGCATCTACGCATACGACGCCTACTTGCTGGTGTGCGCCATGCAATCCCATTCACCACTGCTTACCCTTGACCAACCTCTTAAACAGGTGGCTGAGTCCTTGAGTATCAAAATCCTGGAGGTCTAG
- a CDS encoding type II toxin-antitoxin system Phd/YefM family antitoxin: protein MKVYTFSEARQKFSTVLDSAQLEGAVKITRRDGRAFLIRPVQKSLSPLDVKGVKLNLSRDEIVSAVREGREREARS, encoded by the coding sequence ATGAAGGTCTACACATTCTCTGAAGCTCGTCAAAAGTTCTCGACCGTACTTGATTCAGCCCAACTTGAAGGGGCGGTGAAAATCACACGTCGAGATGGTCGCGCATTCCTCATCCGCCCGGTTCAGAAATCTCTGTCTCCTCTGGACGTCAAGGGCGTGAAGTTGAATCTCAGCCGAGACGAAATTGTCAGCGCTGTTAGAGAAGGGCGCGAGCGTGAAGCCCGCAGCTAA
- a CDS encoding type II toxin-antitoxin system VapC family toxin, protein MMANYGDKILGLDAHGAVLSGRLEALSSAAGHHPGMADAVIADIAKLNHLVVITRNPRHFLSFGIEAATPDQAVLLFKPEQGQSISLVT, encoded by the coding sequence TTGATGGCGAATTATGGGGATAAAATCCTCGGGTTGGATGCCCATGGCGCTGTATTGTCCGGCCGGCTGGAAGCCTTATCCTCGGCTGCGGGTCATCATCCGGGCATGGCGGACGCAGTGATTGCAGACATCGCGAAGCTTAATCATCTTGTTGTGATTACGCGAAATCCCCGGCATTTCTTGTCATTCGGTATTGAGGCGGCCACTCCAGATCAGGCTGTTTTATTATTCAAACCCGAACAGGGTCAGAGTATTAGCCTGGTTACCTAA
- a CDS encoding type II toxin-antitoxin system Phd/YefM family antitoxin, which produces MLTINLKDAKAKFSSMVNEAMNGEVVTITRHGKPVAALVSVDVAEAVRQSMQSKPPGLVHYLKTFPGDSPIGRNPQPSRPVEL; this is translated from the coding sequence ATGTTGACGATCAATCTCAAAGACGCCAAGGCCAAATTTTCCAGCATGGTAAATGAAGCCATGAATGGCGAGGTGGTCACCATCACCCGACACGGTAAACCGGTTGCCGCATTGGTATCCGTGGATGTCGCAGAAGCGGTTCGTCAGTCAATGCAATCAAAACCGCCTGGGCTTGTGCACTACCTCAAAACTTTTCCGGGTGATTCGCCCATTGGGCGCAACCCGCAGCCGTCACGCCCCGTAGAGTTGTGA
- a CDS encoding FitA-like ribbon-helix-helix domain-containing protein, whose protein sequence is MANVNVRNLPDEVHRAIRIQAAHHGRSTEAEIRDILERAAKPEGRVKLGSFLASMARETGGLTDEEVALFENARIQSPARAARFE, encoded by the coding sequence ATGGCCAACGTGAACGTAAGAAATCTGCCCGATGAGGTGCATCGGGCTATCCGCATCCAAGCCGCCCATCATGGCCGCAGCACCGAGGCGGAAATCCGTGACATTCTGGAGCGGGCAGCCAAGCCGGAGGGGCGCGTGAAACTTGGCTCGTTTCTGGCCTCTATGGCTCGCGAGACGGGTGGCCTGACGGATGAAGAAGTCGCCCTCTTCGAGAACGCGCGCATCCAGTCCCCAGCCCGTGCAGCGCGCTTCGAATAA
- a CDS encoding type II toxin-antitoxin system VapC family toxin, giving the protein MLDTNVISETQRQEPQARVLDWLDAQALETLYLSAITVAELRAGVALMPVGKRRISLHENLEKRLLPMFANRVLSFDMTCTKAYTELLVKSRAAGLAVETAAAFIAAVALANGFAVATRDTTPFEAAGLNVINPWEAVQ; this is encoded by the coding sequence CTGCTCGATACGAACGTGATTTCGGAAACACAGCGCCAGGAGCCTCAAGCGCGTGTCCTTGACTGGCTCGACGCGCAAGCGCTGGAAACGCTCTACCTGTCCGCGATCACGGTAGCCGAGCTGCGTGCGGGTGTCGCGCTGATGCCGGTCGGAAAGCGCCGGATCAGCCTGCATGAAAACCTGGAAAAGCGCCTGCTGCCGATGTTCGCCAATCGGGTGCTGTCGTTCGATATGACTTGCACGAAAGCCTATACAGAGCTGCTGGTCAAGTCCCGCGCTGCCGGCTTGGCGGTCGAAACGGCCGCTGCCTTCATTGCCGCCGTCGCCCTTGCCAACGGCTTTGCCGTCGCTACCCGTGACACCACCCCTTTTGAGGCTGCCGGGCTGAACGTCATCAATCCATGGGAGGCGGTACAATAA
- a CDS encoding glycosyltransferase family 4 protein produces the protein MEHKPNNLRILMEMRPALDGFYGIPQETRLLYGVLARLPDVELSGLLQMSKRSVRGGVYGHKSLSEAERVHRFARVVVALKGRTAVDWKGDVAEWLENLIQSWRLRGKAWMGMGAIPLGHFETRYFRDYVWQELYGRSLPAADREAVLRGDYRVCAYPWRSMHLVGIERAQLSLASRYPRLNTQGVDVLIAQTPFPARVNKGTALLVHYHDAIPVLMPHTISDRAFHQASHFQAMAANVRAGAHFVCVSNATRRDLLNLFPEAEPLAHTIHNMLPSHYFPAEPEPERIPGIVRRHLHGEFEGKIKGKQEKYKVYKLSRAFGNEEEKTRFYADALGPDSRFVLMVSTVEPRKNHSRLLEAWEALRSTMDPDLKLIIVGHIGWDYQTALEGFLPWIEQGSLFLLHSVPAEALRLLFRQAVVTVCPSVGEGFDFSGVEAMRCGGVVAASDIPVHREVYGEAASYFDPYDTGSLVQVLRQMIYHPDAAEIQESLRAAGATQSARYLPEKILPQWQDLLWRIVR, from the coding sequence ATGGAGCATAAACCAAATAACCTCCGTATACTCATGGAAATGCGCCCCGCCCTGGATGGCTTTTACGGGATTCCTCAGGAAACCCGCTTGCTTTACGGGGTGTTGGCCCGTTTGCCCGATGTGGAATTGTCGGGCTTGCTGCAGATGTCCAAACGCAGCGTGCGCGGTGGTGTTTATGGGCATAAGTCCCTCAGTGAGGCCGAGCGGGTGCATCGTTTTGCGCGGGTGGTGGTGGCCCTGAAAGGCCGCACTGCCGTGGACTGGAAAGGGGATGTCGCCGAATGGCTGGAAAATCTTATCCAAAGCTGGCGCCTGCGCGGAAAAGCCTGGATGGGGATGGGGGCAATTCCACTGGGGCATTTTGAGACCCGCTATTTTCGGGACTACGTTTGGCAGGAATTATATGGGCGTAGTTTGCCTGCGGCTGATCGGGAGGCGGTGCTGCGCGGGGATTATCGGGTTTGTGCTTACCCTTGGCGCAGCATGCATTTGGTGGGTATTGAACGCGCCCAGCTTTCTTTGGCGTCCCGCTATCCGCGCCTGAATACCCAAGGGGTGGATGTGCTGATTGCCCAGACGCCTTTCCCGGCGCGGGTGAATAAGGGCACGGCGCTGCTGGTGCATTATCATGATGCCATTCCGGTGTTGATGCCCCACACGATTTCCGACCGGGCTTTTCATCAGGCCAGCCATTTTCAGGCGATGGCTGCCAATGTGCGGGCGGGTGCGCATTTTGTGTGCGTATCGAACGCGACCCGCCGGGATTTGCTGAATCTGTTCCCGGAAGCCGAGCCTTTGGCCCACACGATTCATAACATGCTGCCCAGTCATTATTTTCCGGCAGAACCCGAGCCAGAGCGCATTCCCGGTATTGTCCGCCGCCATTTGCATGGTGAGTTTGAGGGGAAAATCAAAGGCAAACAAGAAAAATACAAGGTCTATAAATTATCCCGGGCTTTTGGCAATGAAGAAGAAAAAACCCGTTTTTATGCCGATGCTCTGGGACCAGACAGCCGTTTTGTGTTGATGGTTTCTACCGTGGAGCCGCGCAAAAATCACAGCCGCCTGCTGGAAGCCTGGGAAGCTTTGCGCAGTACCATGGACCCGGACCTGAAGCTGATTATTGTCGGGCATATCGGCTGGGATTATCAGACCGCGCTGGAGGGGTTTTTGCCATGGATAGAGCAGGGCAGTCTGTTTTTGCTCCATAGTGTGCCCGCTGAAGCCCTGCGTTTGTTATTCCGGCAGGCGGTGGTGACGGTGTGCCCCAGCGTGGGCGAAGGTTTTGATTTTTCCGGGGTGGAAGCCATGCGCTGCGGAGGTGTGGTAGCGGCTTCGGATATTCCGGTGCATCGTGAAGTGTATGGCGAAGCCGCCAGCTATTTTGACCCCTACGATACCGGCAGCCTGGTGCAGGTGCTGCGGCAAATGATTTATCACCCTGATGCCGCCGAAATACAGGAGTCTTTGCGCGCCGCCGGTGCCACCCAAAGTGCCCGCTACCTCCCCGAAAAAATCCTGCCCCAGTGGCAGGATCTGCTCTGGCGGATCGTGCGGTGA